Proteins encoded within one genomic window of Longimicrobiaceae bacterium:
- a CDS encoding tetratricopeptide repeat protein, with product MSPAVEAAPPTPADLADRAAHEERRGHWDAAGELFARAFREALAAGSLEAAADALRGQARVRKDAGRFAEAEELAELSREIARRNGLVRSAARATNVLALTRHAQRDWDGARALYEEALDLALQIGDDDLIGLACLNLGVLANLGGSFHDARVRYLESIGSSVRSGNKRTEVMAYNNLGMVCADQEEWMEADLYFDRGIEIAERTGDAPQLARLCANRAEPLLHVGEVGRARASVERAAEIAGRIAFPELLVEVARYRGMVERAEGDIVTAEAHMRESARIALCAELELERADALRELGTLLAATARPDEAREVLSDAVEIFTGIGAVVDARRVRALLVELGAAPRSAASGNPAPADL from the coding sequence ATGTCCCCTGCCGTGGAAGCCGCCCCGCCCACCCCTGCCGACCTCGCCGACCGCGCCGCCCACGAGGAGCGCCGCGGCCACTGGGACGCCGCGGGCGAGCTGTTCGCGCGCGCCTTCCGCGAGGCGCTGGCCGCGGGCTCGCTCGAGGCGGCGGCAGACGCGCTGCGCGGGCAGGCGCGGGTCCGCAAGGACGCCGGCCGCTTCGCCGAGGCCGAGGAGCTGGCGGAGCTGAGCCGCGAGATCGCCCGGCGCAACGGCTTGGTGCGCTCCGCCGCGCGCGCCACCAACGTGCTGGCGCTCACCCGCCACGCGCAGCGCGACTGGGACGGCGCCCGCGCGCTGTACGAGGAGGCGCTGGACCTGGCGCTCCAGATCGGCGACGACGACCTGATCGGGCTGGCCTGCCTGAACCTCGGCGTCCTGGCGAACCTGGGCGGCAGCTTCCACGACGCCCGCGTGCGCTACCTGGAGAGCATCGGCTCGTCCGTACGTTCGGGGAACAAGCGGACGGAGGTGATGGCGTACAACAACTTGGGGATGGTGTGCGCCGACCAGGAGGAGTGGATGGAGGCCGACCTCTACTTCGACCGCGGGATAGAGATCGCCGAGCGCACGGGAGATGCGCCGCAGCTCGCCCGCCTGTGCGCCAACCGCGCCGAGCCCCTGCTGCACGTGGGCGAGGTGGGCCGCGCCCGCGCATCGGTGGAGCGCGCGGCCGAGATCGCGGGCCGCATCGCCTTTCCCGAGCTGCTGGTGGAGGTCGCCCGCTACCGCGGCATGGTGGAGCGCGCCGAGGGCGACATCGTCACCGCCGAGGCGCACATGCGCGAGTCCGCCCGCATAGCGCTGTGCGCCGAGCTGGAGCTGGAGCGGGCGGACGCGCTGCGCGAGCTGGGCACCCTGCTCGCCGCCACCGCACGCCCGGACGAGGCGCGCGAGGTGCTGTCCGACGCGGTCGAGATCTTCACCGGAATCGGTGCCGTGGTCGATGCCCGGCGCGTGCGGGCACTGCTCGTGGAACTCGGCGCTGCACCCCGGAGTGCTGCCTCCGGAAACCCGGCCCCGGCAGATTTGTAG
- a CDS encoding LON peptidase substrate-binding domain-containing protein — protein sequence MRRLPLFPMPAVLFPGAPMPLHVFEPRYRQLMARCVEGDGLFGLIYHDPDRHGPFSMDTHGVGCVAEILKFQPLPDGRSLVLCRGVERFRIEDGIESGTKYYEALTSPYEDLEQSRRGLVVRRRKSIALFNRVLEEVLNYPLPYPLIDARNEAGFQLAQAIRIDPEWQQELLELRGERPRLDLVDDLLRAVLETRAG from the coding sequence ATGCGAAGACTCCCTCTCTTTCCCATGCCGGCGGTGCTCTTCCCCGGCGCGCCCATGCCGCTGCACGTGTTCGAGCCGCGCTACCGGCAGCTCATGGCGCGGTGCGTGGAAGGCGACGGGCTGTTCGGGCTCATCTACCACGACCCGGACCGCCACGGCCCGTTCAGCATGGACACGCACGGCGTGGGCTGCGTGGCCGAGATCCTCAAGTTCCAGCCGCTGCCCGACGGCCGCTCGCTGGTGCTTTGCCGCGGCGTGGAGCGCTTCCGGATCGAGGATGGCATCGAGTCCGGGACCAAGTACTACGAGGCGCTGACCTCGCCGTACGAGGACCTGGAGCAGAGCCGGCGCGGGCTGGTGGTGCGGCGGCGCAAGTCCATCGCCCTCTTCAACCGCGTGCTGGAAGAGGTGCTGAACTATCCGCTGCCGTACCCCCTGATCGACGCGCGCAACGAGGCGGGTTTCCAGCTGGCGCAGGCCATCCGGATCGACCCGGAGTGGCAGCAGGAGCTGCTGGAGCTGCGCGGCGAGCGGCCCCGCCTGGACCTGGTGGACGACCTGCTGCGCGCCGTCCTGGAGACGCGGGCCGGATAG
- a CDS encoding xanthine dehydrogenase family protein molybdopterin-binding subunit, translated as MSEREDDGAGTRSELPENDPQAREPNVPFRETVGEPRTGGPVPVEPENPTDAPLNVIGRRMRKTDGLLKSTGRARYADDITLPGMLHGKIVRSPHPHARIVSIDTSAADALPGVFATVTGVEMPTPYGIIPWTPDEQALATEKVRYIGDAVAAVAAVDEDTANRAAELIRVEYELLPAILTTDEALGHPENPIHAPQKEGWNGNISKKVKLEFGDVEAGLAKADVVVEGEYFFEGTTHTPIEPHCAIGLWEEGGAGVGRLTVWSSTQVPHYLHRELSKVLELDPARIRVVQPPVGGGFGGKSEPFDLEFCVARLAQKSGRPVKILYTREEVFLAHRGRHPFRMRYRVGATANGKLTSVDARTVLDGGAYSSFGLVTTYYSGQLLTAPYEMPAYRFDSTRVFTNKPACGPKRGHGSVQPRFAFEVQLDKVAERLGIDPIEIRRRNFMGSYRRTVNELRVTSNGFMQCLDAVEKASGWKGKFRQMGYGRGVGVAGSCYISGTNYPIYPNKMPQSAVQLQVERSGRVAVFTGGSDIGQGSDSMAAYIVCEELGVPLDYVRVVAADTDLTPVDLGAYSSRVTFMVGNATIDAARKLKALVQDAVAAEWDVKPGRVLLAGGLAMDGMDTGRSMPITEAFRLAEAKHGTLGSVGWYNTPKDVHGEYRGGTIGASPAYSFTAHVAEVEVDPETGFVDVKAIWVAHDCGRALNPQIVEGQIEGSAYMGFGEALMEEHVFKDADHGRAGLMNAPSLLDYRIPTSLDTPELHAMIVESIDPEGPYGAKEAGEGPLHPSIPAIANAIYDAVGVRMDSLPFSPPRVWRALQAQAAQQEERAAAD; from the coding sequence ATGAGCGAGCGCGAGGACGACGGCGCGGGCACCCGTTCGGAGCTGCCGGAGAACGACCCGCAGGCGCGGGAGCCCAACGTCCCCTTCCGCGAGACGGTGGGCGAGCCGCGCACGGGCGGCCCCGTTCCGGTGGAGCCGGAGAACCCGACGGACGCGCCGCTGAACGTGATCGGGCGGCGGATGCGGAAGACCGACGGGTTGCTCAAATCCACCGGCCGCGCGCGGTATGCGGACGACATCACGCTGCCGGGCATGCTGCACGGCAAGATCGTGCGCTCGCCGCACCCGCACGCACGCATCGTGAGCATCGACACCAGCGCGGCCGATGCGCTGCCGGGGGTGTTCGCGACGGTGACGGGGGTGGAGATGCCCACGCCGTACGGCATCATCCCGTGGACGCCCGACGAGCAGGCGCTGGCGACGGAGAAGGTGCGCTACATCGGCGACGCGGTGGCGGCGGTGGCGGCGGTGGACGAGGACACGGCGAACCGCGCTGCCGAGCTGATCCGCGTGGAGTACGAGCTGCTGCCCGCCATCCTCACCACCGACGAGGCGCTGGGGCACCCGGAGAACCCCATCCACGCCCCCCAGAAGGAGGGCTGGAACGGCAACATCTCCAAGAAGGTTAAGCTGGAGTTCGGCGACGTGGAGGCGGGGCTGGCGAAGGCGGACGTCGTGGTAGAGGGCGAGTACTTCTTCGAGGGGACGACGCACACGCCCATCGAGCCGCACTGCGCGATCGGGCTGTGGGAGGAGGGCGGCGCGGGGGTCGGACGGCTGACGGTGTGGTCGTCCACCCAGGTGCCGCACTACCTGCACCGCGAGCTGAGCAAGGTGCTGGAGCTGGACCCGGCGCGCATCCGCGTCGTCCAGCCCCCGGTGGGCGGCGGCTTCGGCGGCAAGTCCGAGCCGTTCGACCTGGAATTCTGCGTGGCGCGGCTGGCCCAGAAGTCCGGCCGCCCGGTGAAGATTCTCTACACCCGCGAGGAGGTGTTCCTCGCCCACCGTGGCCGCCACCCGTTCCGCATGCGCTACCGCGTGGGCGCGACGGCGAACGGGAAGCTGACGAGCGTCGATGCACGCACGGTTCTGGACGGCGGCGCGTACTCCAGCTTCGGGCTGGTGACCACGTACTACTCGGGCCAGCTGCTCACGGCGCCGTACGAGATGCCGGCGTACCGCTTCGACAGCACGCGCGTGTTCACCAACAAGCCGGCGTGCGGCCCCAAGCGCGGCCACGGCAGCGTCCAGCCGCGCTTCGCCTTCGAGGTGCAGCTCGACAAGGTGGCCGAGCGGCTGGGCATCGACCCCATCGAGATCCGCCGGCGCAACTTCATGGGCTCGTACCGGCGCACGGTGAACGAGCTGCGGGTCACGTCCAACGGCTTCATGCAGTGCCTGGACGCGGTGGAGAAGGCGAGCGGTTGGAAGGGCAAGTTCCGGCAGATGGGCTACGGCCGCGGCGTCGGGGTGGCGGGCTCGTGCTACATCTCCGGCACCAACTATCCCATCTACCCCAACAAGATGCCGCAAAGCGCGGTGCAGCTCCAGGTGGAGCGCTCGGGCCGCGTGGCGGTGTTCACCGGCGGCTCCGACATCGGGCAGGGGTCGGACTCGATGGCGGCGTACATCGTGTGCGAGGAGCTGGGAGTGCCGCTGGACTACGTGCGCGTGGTGGCGGCGGACACCGACCTGACACCCGTGGACCTGGGCGCCTACTCGTCGCGCGTGACGTTCATGGTGGGCAACGCCACCATCGACGCGGCGCGGAAGCTCAAGGCGCTGGTGCAGGACGCGGTGGCGGCGGAGTGGGACGTGAAGCCCGGGCGCGTGCTGCTGGCCGGCGGCCTGGCCATGGACGGCATGGACACGGGCCGCAGCATGCCCATCACCGAGGCGTTCCGGCTTGCGGAGGCGAAGCACGGGACGCTCGGCTCCGTCGGCTGGTACAACACGCCCAAGGACGTGCACGGCGAGTATCGCGGCGGCACCATCGGCGCCTCGCCCGCGTACTCGTTCACGGCGCACGTGGCCGAGGTGGAGGTGGACCCGGAGACGGGCTTCGTGGACGTGAAGGCGATCTGGGTCGCGCACGACTGCGGCCGCGCACTGAACCCGCAGATCGTGGAGGGGCAGATCGAGGGATCGGCGTACATGGGCTTCGGCGAGGCGCTGATGGAGGAGCACGTGTTCAAGGACGCGGACCACGGCCGCGCCGGGCTGATGAACGCGCCCTCGCTCCTCGACTACCGCATCCCCACGTCGCTCGACACGCCGGAGCTGCACGCGATGATCGTGGAGTCCATCGACCCCGAGGGCCCGTACGGCGCCAAGGAGGCCGGCGAGGGCCCGCTGCACCCGTCCATCCCCGCCATCGCCAACGCGATCTACGACGCCGTGGGCGTGCGCATGGACTCGCTGCCCTTCTCACCGCCGCGCGTGTGGCGTGCGCTCCAGGCGCAGGCCGCGCAGCAGGAGGAACGCGCCGCGGCGGACTGA
- a CDS encoding SDR family oxidoreductase — translation MLLDGKVALVTGASRGIGAAIARELAAHGAAVGVNYVRAEDAAQSVVRGIAEAGGRAVALQADVRDPDAVGAAVERLAAVMGGVDVLVNNALHNYRFDPVANKPFAQMEWAEYQDQIDGTLRAAYNTCGAVLPHFRERGGGRIVNILTNLITLPVVQYHAYTTAKSAMLGFSRNLAAELGPDGVTVNMIAGGLIMTTAASEPTTPEVQEIVRGSTPLRRLGVPVDMGRAVVAFASDLMGFATGQYVAIDGGLTMP, via the coding sequence ATGCTGCTGGACGGAAAGGTCGCGCTGGTCACCGGCGCGTCGCGAGGGATCGGCGCGGCGATCGCGCGGGAGCTGGCGGCGCACGGGGCGGCGGTGGGCGTCAACTACGTGCGGGCGGAAGATGCGGCGCAGTCGGTCGTGCGCGGGATCGCGGAGGCGGGCGGGCGCGCGGTGGCGCTCCAGGCGGACGTGCGCGACCCCGATGCGGTGGGCGCGGCGGTGGAGCGGCTGGCGGCAGTCATGGGCGGCGTGGACGTCCTGGTGAACAACGCCCTGCACAACTACCGTTTCGACCCCGTCGCCAACAAGCCCTTCGCGCAGATGGAGTGGGCGGAGTACCAGGACCAGATCGACGGGACGCTCCGGGCGGCGTACAACACCTGCGGCGCCGTGCTCCCGCACTTCCGCGAGCGCGGTGGCGGGCGCATCGTCAACATCCTCACGAACCTGATCACGCTGCCCGTCGTGCAGTACCACGCCTACACCACGGCAAAGAGCGCCATGCTGGGCTTCTCGCGCAACCTGGCGGCGGAGCTGGGGCCGGACGGCGTGACGGTGAATATGATCGCGGGCGGCCTCATCATGACCACCGCCGCGTCCGAGCCCACCACCCCCGAGGTGCAGGAGATCGTGCGCGGCTCCACGCCACTGCGCCGCCTGGGCGTGCCGGTGGACATGGGCCGCGCAGTCGTCGCCTTCGCGTCGGACCTGATGGGCTTCGCCACCGGCCAGTACGTCGCCATCGACGGCGGCCTGACGATGCCCTGA
- a CDS encoding (2Fe-2S)-binding protein has product MKDLLHLRVNGDDHEVAVPTHWTVLEALRYAVGLTGSKQGCDKGDCGACTVWLDGVPTLACITPVYEAVGREVRTVEGLAGFRTPAGVPHPLQDAFDVCGAAQCGFCTPGVLMSAAALLEENDAPTRDEIREALSGNLCRCTGYTKILDAVEMAAGRLREPKAEVVR; this is encoded by the coding sequence ATGAAGGACCTGCTCCACCTGCGCGTGAACGGCGACGACCACGAGGTCGCGGTGCCCACACACTGGACGGTGCTGGAGGCGCTGCGGTACGCCGTGGGCCTCACCGGCAGCAAGCAAGGCTGCGACAAGGGCGACTGCGGCGCGTGCACGGTGTGGCTGGACGGCGTGCCCACGCTGGCCTGCATCACGCCGGTGTACGAGGCGGTGGGCAGGGAGGTGCGCACGGTGGAAGGGCTGGCGGGCTTCCGCACGCCGGCCGGGGTGCCGCACCCGCTACAGGACGCGTTCGACGTGTGCGGCGCGGCGCAGTGCGGCTTCTGCACGCCGGGGGTGCTGATGAGCGCGGCGGCGCTGCTGGAGGAGAACGACGCGCCCACGCGCGACGAGATCCGCGAGGCGCTGTCGGGCAACCTGTGCCGCTGCACGGGCTACACCAAGATCCTGGACGCGGTGGAGATGGCGGCCGGGCGGCTGCGGGAACCGAAGGCGGAGGTGGTGCGATGA
- a CDS encoding addiction module protein: MKADMISDLLSLTEAERIQLAQDLWDSIPETSAAVPLTDAQRAELERRLAAHASDPDSSISWEVARERLRQRFGA, encoded by the coding sequence ATGAAAGCCGATATGATCTCCGATCTTCTGAGCCTCACCGAGGCCGAACGGATCCAGCTCGCCCAGGATCTCTGGGACAGCATTCCTGAGACGTCCGCGGCAGTACCGCTCACCGACGCGCAGCGCGCCGAGCTGGAGCGACGCCTCGCCGCACACGCCTCCGATCCCGACTCTTCGATCTCCTGGGAGGTTGCGCGCGAGCGGCTGCGACAGCGCTTCGGCGCGTGA
- a CDS encoding N-acetylmuramoyl-L-alanine amidase-like domain-containing protein produces the protein MSISRRDLFRAAAASAAAFVLPQALRASPSVTLSHLLDESDEARLARWVRTIRAEGLAARGADLGRAVARAGELALGSPYAPGTLDEYAKAGGDPAHEPLAATLARFDCVTLVESCLGVARVAHAPGAPAWAAFERELERMRYRGGARDGYPSRLHYFSEWIADGDRRGLVRDLGRELGGARDPRPLRFMSQHRAAYPALRSDAVYAAIVQRERTLDSVPRYVVPTARIAAVAPRIRSGDVLAFATSLPGLDATHTGLAYRDGHGVLRALHAPLSGGEVQVSRRPLHEYVAGLRNNTGIMVARPLPG, from the coding sequence ATGTCCATCTCCCGCCGCGACCTGTTCCGCGCCGCCGCCGCGTCCGCAGCGGCGTTCGTGCTTCCGCAAGCCCTGCGCGCCTCCCCTTCCGTCACGCTGTCGCACCTGCTGGACGAGAGCGACGAGGCACGGCTCGCGCGGTGGGTCCGCACGATCCGCGCGGAGGGGCTGGCGGCGCGCGGGGCGGACCTTGGCCGCGCGGTCGCGAGGGCGGGCGAGCTGGCGCTGGGATCGCCGTACGCGCCGGGCACGCTCGACGAGTACGCGAAGGCCGGCGGCGACCCCGCGCACGAGCCGCTGGCGGCCACGCTGGCGCGGTTCGACTGCGTGACTCTGGTGGAGTCGTGTCTGGGCGTGGCCCGCGTAGCACACGCACCGGGCGCGCCCGCGTGGGCGGCGTTCGAGCGCGAGCTGGAGCGCATGCGCTACCGGGGCGGGGCCCGCGACGGCTATCCCAGCCGCCTGCACTACTTCAGCGAGTGGATCGCGGACGGCGACCGGCGCGGGCTGGTGCGCGACCTGGGCCGCGAGCTGGGAGGCGCGCGCGACCCGCGGCCTCTCCGATTCATGTCGCAGCACCGCGCCGCATACCCCGCCCTGCGCTCCGATGCCGTGTACGCTGCCATCGTGCAGCGTGAGCGCACACTGGACTCGGTGCCGCGCTACGTGGTGCCCACCGCGCGCATCGCCGCCGTCGCCCCGCGCATCCGCAGCGGCGACGTGCTGGCGTTCGCCACCTCGCTGCCCGGTTTGGACGCGACGCACACGGGCCTGGCGTACCGCGACGGGCATGGCGTCCTCCGCGCCCTCCACGCCCCGCTCTCCGGCGGCGAGGTGCAGGTCTCCCGCCGCCCCCTGCACGAGTACGTGGCCGGCCTCCGAAACAACACGGGCATCATGGTCGCCCGCCCGCTCCCGGGCTGA
- a CDS encoding GAF domain-containing sensor histidine kinase: MDLREAILLTYQSGEPAGALRALASAPGAGIAAALWVNADGSPCDAWPQEYALAPQVATDAAGAASARLLPVRGTGGEALVLPLGDEGTLVLVGAAGVFGEDAPAWTGLGAAFGAVARRADQLRMAEDERDLLRQRAEESEALHVLGLAANRTLDPDEVLDLVARFTRTLLGAHYVTVSTIESGRIRTVATVGLRGSVGDDPFAGRVAEARKPLQLGGEGERWTVGDFPFHQSEGMETGLGVPLSLFGETFGALVIGYRRPSALAPRDTRLALTLAGHAAVAISNARLHRALADRSRELEGAYEELRWTAQAKERFFASMSHELRTPLNSVLGFQSLLLEEVPGPLPQALRPFLEKAYRATQNLLLLVNDVLDLSKIEAGKMELLMADVSPAEVVEEAVGTMEPQAAAKGLHIEVRRGPASLRVSTDADRVRQILINLLSNAVKFTLRGRIEIAIHAPDGEGRPVGGEWLEVRVSDTGPGIAPESHERIFHEFEQVVGSSSRGGTGLGLPISRKLARLLGGDLTVQSSPGRGATFTLRLPYGDGARTAAEG; encoded by the coding sequence ATGGACCTCCGCGAAGCCATCCTCCTCACCTACCAGAGCGGCGAGCCGGCCGGGGCGCTGCGTGCCCTCGCGTCGGCGCCGGGCGCGGGCATCGCCGCCGCGCTGTGGGTGAACGCGGACGGCTCGCCCTGCGACGCGTGGCCGCAGGAGTACGCGCTCGCTCCGCAGGTGGCCACCGACGCCGCCGGCGCCGCCTCCGCGCGCCTGCTGCCCGTGCGGGGCACCGGCGGCGAGGCGCTGGTGCTGCCGCTCGGCGACGAGGGCACGCTCGTGCTGGTCGGCGCTGCCGGTGTCTTCGGCGAAGACGCGCCGGCGTGGACCGGCCTGGGCGCGGCGTTCGGCGCCGTCGCCCGCCGCGCCGACCAGCTGCGTATGGCCGAGGACGAGCGCGACCTGCTGCGCCAGCGGGCCGAGGAGAGCGAGGCGCTGCACGTGCTCGGCCTCGCCGCCAACCGCACGCTCGACCCGGACGAGGTGCTGGACCTGGTGGCGCGCTTCACCCGCACGCTGCTGGGCGCGCACTACGTCACGGTCAGCACCATCGAGTCCGGCCGCATCCGCACCGTCGCCACCGTGGGCCTGCGCGGCTCCGTGGGCGACGACCCCTTCGCCGGCCGCGTGGCCGAGGCCCGCAAGCCGCTGCAGCTGGGCGGCGAGGGCGAGCGGTGGACGGTGGGCGACTTCCCCTTTCACCAGTCCGAGGGGATGGAGACCGGGCTGGGCGTGCCCCTCTCCCTCTTCGGCGAGACGTTCGGCGCGCTGGTCATCGGCTACCGCCGCCCTTCCGCGCTGGCTCCGCGCGACACCCGCCTGGCGCTCACGCTGGCCGGCCACGCCGCCGTCGCCATCAGCAACGCCCGCCTGCACCGCGCCCTGGCAGACCGCTCGCGCGAGCTGGAAGGCGCGTACGAGGAGCTGCGCTGGACCGCGCAGGCCAAGGAGCGCTTCTTCGCCAGCATGAGCCACGAGCTGCGCACCCCGCTCAACTCGGTGCTGGGTTTCCAGAGCCTGCTGCTGGAAGAGGTGCCGGGCCCGCTGCCCCAGGCCCTCCGGCCGTTCCTGGAGAAGGCCTACCGCGCCACGCAGAACCTGCTGCTGCTGGTCAACGACGTGCTGGACCTGTCGAAGATCGAGGCGGGCAAGATGGAGCTGCTGATGGCCGACGTATCCCCCGCCGAGGTGGTCGAAGAGGCCGTGGGCACCATGGAGCCGCAGGCCGCCGCCAAGGGCCTGCACATCGAGGTGCGGCGCGGGCCGGCCTCGCTGCGAGTGAGCACCGACGCCGACCGCGTGCGCCAGATCCTCATCAACCTGCTGTCCAATGCCGTCAAGTTCACCCTGCGCGGCCGCATCGAGATCGCCATCCACGCGCCCGACGGCGAGGGACGGCCGGTGGGCGGTGAGTGGCTGGAGGTGCGCGTGAGCGACACCGGGCCGGGAATCGCGCCGGAGAGCCACGAGCGCATCTTCCACGAGTTCGAGCAGGTGGTGGGCTCCAGCTCGCGCGGGGGCACGGGGCTGGGGCTGCCCATCTCGCGCAAGCTGGCGCGGCTGCTGGGCGGCGACCTCACGGTGCAGAGCTCGCCCGGCCGCGGCGCCACCTTCACCCTGCGCCTGCCGTACGGCGACGGCGCCCGCACCGCCGCCGAGGGCTGA